Proteins from a single region of Chryseobacterium sp. T16E-39:
- a CDS encoding peptidase domain-containing ABC transporter gives MKFIPQHDKMDCGPSCLAMITAYYGKAYGLQYLRDYCFISREGVSILSMNDAATKIGFKTLATQLAIEDLKNEFLPCVLHWNQNHFVVLTKISKHFFNKEKIYTIADPAHGIIKLTETEFKKSWLKNSDKGIVLLLEPTENFFQAENVKDKKVSLQYVYQYLSPHKKQFLWLSLILLLGTVATLAFPILTQKLIDDGVNKKNLSIITYILLAQLTFFLGNIILGVFRNWIMLSVGSRLNIKIISDFLKKLMSLPIKFFDTKFMGDFNQRIQDHERIELFLTSQSLATLFSMITFSVFFVVLWTYDFRILATYFILTIISVVWSLYWLKKIKSLDYFRFREKSENQESIYEIINGISEMKLNQFEEHKRKEWEEIQQKLFKVNIRILKLDQIQLSGFEFINQLKNIIVTFLAASFVVKGHMTLGALLSVSYIIGQMNSPVSQLISFFKSLQDAKLSLSRLNEVQNHPEEEQEDLVPLMNEKYTTQNGIQKGIYFKNVSFQYEGPQSPFVLKDIDLFIPQGKVTAIVGASGSGKTTLMKLLLKFYEPTSGDIYFNHSNLKEISPKNLRKNCGVVMQDGYIFSDTIERNIATGEEIPDDDVLDFALKTANIKSFVDELPLGLNTKIGASGNGISGGQKQRILIARAVYKQPYFVFFDEATSALDAENEKVIHDHLQDFFKGKTVLIIAHRLSTVKNADQIIVLKKGEIVEQGNHQSLVEKKSDYYNLVKNQLELGA, from the coding sequence ATGAAATTTATTCCTCAACATGATAAAATGGACTGTGGTCCGTCATGTCTGGCTATGATCACTGCTTATTATGGCAAAGCATACGGACTACAGTACTTACGTGATTATTGTTTTATATCCAGGGAAGGTGTTTCCATTCTTAGTATGAATGATGCAGCCACCAAAATTGGATTTAAGACTTTAGCCACACAACTTGCTATTGAGGATTTAAAAAATGAATTCTTACCATGTGTCTTGCACTGGAACCAAAATCACTTTGTAGTTCTTACTAAAATTTCCAAACACTTTTTTAATAAGGAAAAAATATATACAATCGCTGATCCGGCACATGGAATTATCAAATTAACAGAAACTGAGTTTAAAAAGTCGTGGCTGAAAAACTCTGACAAAGGTATAGTATTGCTACTAGAGCCTACAGAAAACTTTTTCCAGGCTGAAAATGTTAAAGATAAAAAGGTATCCTTACAATACGTTTATCAATATCTGAGTCCACATAAAAAACAGTTCCTGTGGTTATCATTGATTCTTCTGCTGGGAACAGTGGCTACTCTGGCCTTCCCTATTCTTACACAAAAACTGATTGATGATGGTGTGAATAAGAAAAATCTAAGCATCATCACTTACATCCTTCTTGCCCAGCTGACATTTTTCCTTGGAAATATCATATTAGGAGTATTCCGTAACTGGATCATGTTGAGTGTTGGCAGTAGATTGAATATTAAAATCATATCCGACTTCCTTAAAAAACTGATGAGCTTACCGATAAAGTTCTTTGACACTAAATTTATGGGTGATTTTAATCAAAGAATACAGGATCATGAAAGGATAGAGCTTTTTCTTACTTCACAGAGCTTAGCGACTCTTTTCTCAATGATTACCTTCTCGGTATTCTTTGTTGTCCTGTGGACCTATGATTTCAGGATTCTTGCGACCTATTTTATATTAACCATAATTTCAGTTGTATGGTCGCTGTATTGGCTAAAAAAAATAAAATCGTTAGATTATTTCAGATTCCGTGAAAAAAGTGAAAATCAGGAATCCATTTATGAGATCATTAATGGTATTTCCGAGATGAAACTGAATCAGTTTGAAGAACACAAACGTAAGGAATGGGAAGAAATCCAGCAAAAATTATTTAAAGTAAATATCCGGATTTTAAAGCTTGACCAAATCCAACTTTCCGGATTCGAATTCATCAACCAGCTAAAGAATATTATCGTTACTTTCCTCGCTGCTTCTTTCGTAGTAAAGGGACATATGACATTAGGAGCCCTGCTGAGTGTATCCTATATCATCGGGCAAATGAACTCTCCCGTTAGCCAATTGATCAGCTTCTTTAAATCTTTACAGGATGCTAAGTTAAGCTTATCCCGTTTAAATGAAGTTCAAAATCATCCGGAAGAAGAACAGGAAGATCTGGTTCCTTTAATGAATGAAAAGTACACCACTCAAAACGGAATTCAGAAAGGGATCTATTTTAAAAATGTCTCTTTTCAGTATGAGGGACCTCAATCCCCTTTTGTTCTTAAGGACATTGATCTTTTTATCCCTCAGGGAAAAGTTACTGCCATTGTTGGAGCAAGTGGCAGTGGAAAAACAACATTGATGAAATTATTATTGAAATTCTATGAACCAACTTCTGGGGATATTTATTTCAATCATTCCAATTTAAAAGAAATTTCTCCAAAGAATTTAAGAAAAAACTGTGGGGTGGTGATGCAGGATGGTTATATATTTTCTGATACCATTGAAAGAAACATCGCAACCGGGGAAGAAATTCCGGATGATGATGTATTAGACTTTGCCCTTAAAACGGCCAATATTAAATCATTTGTAGATGAACTTCCTTTAGGACTAAACACAAAAATCGGAGCTTCAGGAAATGGAATATCTGGTGGGCAAAAACAAAGGATATTGATTGCAAGAGCCGTTTACAAACAGCCTTATTTTGTATTCTTTGATGAAGCGACCTCTGCACTGGATGCAGAGAACGAAAAAGTCATCCATGATCATTTACAGGATTTCTTTAAAGGTAAAACTGTTCTGATTATTGCACACAGGCTTTCAACCGTTAAAAATGCAGACCAGATCATTGTTTTGAAAAAAGGAGAGATCGTAGAACAGGGAAATCACCAGTCGCTGGTAGAAAAAAAATCAGATTACTACAATCTGGTTAAAAACCAACTGGAACTGGGTGCGTAA